GCGAGATTGACTATGTTTAAGTTCATTACACTAAAGTATAGCTGGTGGTTATATCCACGTTACCGGTTAGCATTAGCATTACAGAACAATATTTTTCCGCTGAGAGCTGCACTGCGCGTGCAAGGGCTTTTTCGCTTATGCCTTCACCCGAAACGGTGTAATGCGCATGAATTTTTGTAAATACACGCGGTGGCTCGTCAGCGCGAACAGCCTCTAATTCACACTCGCATGAGGTAATATCAAAACGTCCTTTTTTGATTATATCTACCACGTCAACGCTTGAACATGCACCTACAGCAACCAATACCGACTCCATAGGGGAAATCGCCTTGCCGCTGCCGTCCATAACTGTTTTATAACCACTGTCAGTGGTGCCAGTGAAAGTAAGGTCTTTATCCCAAGAAACATGCGCTTTCATTGTATGTCCTAATCGTTTGTATTGTTTAATCGAATAGCATCAGGGCTAAGAGTAATTTTTTTCTGCTTATATAAAGCACCAAGCGCTTTTTTATAGGCCGCTTTACTTACATTAAAATGAGAGTAAATAGCCTCAGGGGCACTTTTATCCGTTAGGGTTGAAATACCACCATGAGCCTCTAAGTCCTCTAGAATGGCTTGCTGAAGTGCGTCACGGCCACTTTTGTCTACGCGCTGTAAGGCCACGTCCACTTTTCCATCTTCACGAATAGTCTTAATAACACCCTCGGTTGCTTGCCCAACCTTTAGTGGTTTAAATGCATCGCTATGGAAAATTAGTCCAAGGCTTTGCTCGTTAATAACTACTTTAAAGCCTAATTCCGTTTTGGCGTAGACCAAACAAGATACGACGTCGCCCTCATTGAGGTACGCACTACTTTCTTTTAAGAAGTAGTGCAGCTTAGTTGCACCCAATATACGTTGGGTTTTATCATCAAAAAAGGTGTGTACGACGTAATACATGCCCGCACTTATTGGTTGCGCTTGATAATCGTTGGGCACGAGAAGGTCGTTATCAAGCCCCCAGTCGAAAAACGCACCGAAGTT
The DNA window shown above is from Alteromonas sp. KC3 and carries:
- a CDS encoding CvfB family protein — encoded protein: MINIGKINTLQVVGQYPFGYALAPIVTNVGAQDNVYNAEQDEQQTVTLSLDEVEGELAEGHELSVFVATDQRGELYATLKTPKIQVGETKILKAVSATNFGAFFDWGLDNDLLVPNDYQAQPISAGMYYVVHTFFDDKTQRILGATKLHYFLKESSAYLNEGDVVSCLVYAKTELGFKVVINEQSLGLIFHSDAFKPLKVGQATEGVIKTIREDGKVDVALQRVDKSGRDALQQAILEDLEAHGGISTLTDKSAPEAIYSHFNVSKAAYKKALGALYKQKKITLSPDAIRLNNTND
- a CDS encoding OsmC family protein, giving the protein MKAHVSWDKDLTFTGTTDSGYKTVMDGSGKAISPMESVLVAVGACSSVDVVDIIKKGRFDITSCECELEAVRADEPPRVFTKIHAHYTVSGEGISEKALARAVQLSAEKYCSVMLMLTGNVDITTSYTLV